Proteins found in one Drosophila busckii strain San Diego stock center, stock number 13000-0081.31 chromosome 2R, ASM1175060v1, whole genome shotgun sequence genomic segment:
- the LOC108596186 gene encoding probable cytochrome P450 301a1, mitochondrial isoform X1, translating into MNQLPLKVSTTALRGTAAMLRASHSILQVQTRENSANGATATATRNCPHLELTPVATATSHFHGSAEWQNALPYQHIPGPKPMPILGNTWRLMPIIGQYTISDVAKISSLLHERYGRIVRFSGLIGRPDLLFIYDADEIEKCYRNEGPTPFRPSMPSLVKYKSVVRKDFFGELGGVVGVHGEPWREFRSRVQKPVLQLSTIRRYLQPLELITDDFLARCEQLLDDNEELPLDFDNEIHKWSLECIGRVALDTRLGCLDSNLSEDSEPQQIINAAKYALRNVATLELKAPYWRYFPTPLWTRYVNNMNFFVGVCMKYIKSATARLKTQDASQRAGEPSLLEKVIISEKDEKIATIMALDLILVGIDTISMAVCSILYQLATRPAEQQKIHEELKRLLPDANTPLSIPLLNQMHQLKAFIKEVFRMYSTVIGNGRTLQEDSVICGYQVPKGVQAVFPTIVTGNMEEYVTDAATFRPERWLKAHHGGTTDKLHPFASLPYGYGARMCLGRRFADLEMQILLAKLLRNYKLEYNHQPLDYAVTFMYAPDGPLRFKMQRI; encoded by the exons ATGAATCAACTTCCATTAAAAGTGTCCACAACTGCGCTGCGTGGCACTGCTGCCATGCTGCGTGCAAGTCATAGCATTTTGCAAGTACAAACCCGTGAGAATTCGGCCAACGGGGCAACGGCAACTGCCACTCGTAATTGTCCTCATCTGGAGCTGACGCCTGTGGCAACAGCGACTTCACACTTTCATGGCAGCGCCGAGTGGCAAAATGCTTTGCCCTATCAGCATATACCAGGACCTAAGCCTATGCCCATACTGGGCAACACTTGGCG TCTTATGCCCATCATTGGCCAATATACAATATCCGATGTGGCAAAGATCTCGTCGCTGTTGCATGAGAGATACGGACGTATAGTGCGTTTCTCTGGTCTGATAGGACGGCCAGATCTACTATTCATTTATGATGCGGATGAAATTGAAAAG tgcTATCGCAATGAGGGTCCCACGCCTTTTCGACCGTCGATGCCCAGTCTGGTTAAGTACAAAAGCGTGGTGCGGAAAGATTTCTTTGGTGAACTGGGCGGCGTGGTTGGCGT TCATGGCGAGCCTTGGCGTGAATTTCGATCGCGAGTACAAAAACCCGTGTTGCAATTGTCCACCATAAGACGCTATTTGCAGCCACTGGAGCTTATCACAGATGATTTCTTGGCGCGCTGTGAGCAGCTATTGGATGATAATGAGGAACTACCTCTAGATTTCGATAACGAAATACACAAATGGTCTCTAGAGT GCATTGGTCGTGTAGCCTTGGACACACGTTTGGGCTGCCTCGATTCGAATCTTTCCGAAGATTCGGAGCcccaacaaattataaatgcagcCAAGTATGCGCTACGCAATGTGGCCACATTGGAGCTGAAGGCACCCTATTGGCGCTATTTCCCAACGCCACTTTGGACACGCTACGTCAACAACATGAACTTCTTTGTGGG AGTTTGCATGAAGTACATAAAAAGCGCCACGGCACGTTTGAAGACACAAGATGCCTCGCAGCGAGCTGGGGAACCTTCCCTCCTGGAGAAGGTCATTATTTCAGAGAAGGATGAGAAGATCGCCACAATAATGGCTTTGGACTTGATACTCGTCGGAATTGATACG ATATCGATGGCCGTCTGCTCCATACTTTATCAACTGGCTACGCGACCTGCGGAGCAGCAAAAGATTCACGAAGAGCTCAAGCGTCTGTTGCCGGATGCCAACACACCTTTGAGCATACCCCTGCTGAACCAAATGCATCAGCTGAAGGCCTTCATTAAGGAGGTCTTTCGTATGTACAGCACCGTTATTGGCAATGGGCGCACGCTGCAGGAGGATAGCGTTATCTGCGGCTATCAGGTTCCAAAAGGGGTGCAGGCTGTTTTTCCTACCATTGTAACTGGCAATATGGAGGAATATGTAACTGATGCGGCCACCTTTAGACCAGAGCGTTGGCTAAAAGCGCATCATGGCGGCACGACCGATAAACTGCATCCGTTTGCCTCATTACCATATGGCTATGGGGCGCGCATGTGCCTAGGCCGTCGCTTTGCTGACTTGGAGATGCAAATactgctggccaagctgctgcgAAACTATAAGCTAGAGTACAATCATCAGCCCTTGGATTATGCAGTCACATTTATGTATGCGCCAGACGGTCCATTGCGCTTCAAAATGCAACGCATTTAG
- the LOC108596186 gene encoding probable cytochrome P450 301a1, mitochondrial isoform X2, with product MNISLMPIIGQYTISDVAKISSLLHERYGRIVRFSGLIGRPDLLFIYDADEIEKCYRNEGPTPFRPSMPSLVKYKSVVRKDFFGELGGVVGVHGEPWREFRSRVQKPVLQLSTIRRYLQPLELITDDFLARCEQLLDDNEELPLDFDNEIHKWSLECIGRVALDTRLGCLDSNLSEDSEPQQIINAAKYALRNVATLELKAPYWRYFPTPLWTRYVNNMNFFVGVCMKYIKSATARLKTQDASQRAGEPSLLEKVIISEKDEKIATIMALDLILVGIDTISMAVCSILYQLATRPAEQQKIHEELKRLLPDANTPLSIPLLNQMHQLKAFIKEVFRMYSTVIGNGRTLQEDSVICGYQVPKGVQAVFPTIVTGNMEEYVTDAATFRPERWLKAHHGGTTDKLHPFASLPYGYGARMCLGRRFADLEMQILLAKLLRNYKLEYNHQPLDYAVTFMYAPDGPLRFKMQRI from the exons atgaatattAG TCTTATGCCCATCATTGGCCAATATACAATATCCGATGTGGCAAAGATCTCGTCGCTGTTGCATGAGAGATACGGACGTATAGTGCGTTTCTCTGGTCTGATAGGACGGCCAGATCTACTATTCATTTATGATGCGGATGAAATTGAAAAG tgcTATCGCAATGAGGGTCCCACGCCTTTTCGACCGTCGATGCCCAGTCTGGTTAAGTACAAAAGCGTGGTGCGGAAAGATTTCTTTGGTGAACTGGGCGGCGTGGTTGGCGT TCATGGCGAGCCTTGGCGTGAATTTCGATCGCGAGTACAAAAACCCGTGTTGCAATTGTCCACCATAAGACGCTATTTGCAGCCACTGGAGCTTATCACAGATGATTTCTTGGCGCGCTGTGAGCAGCTATTGGATGATAATGAGGAACTACCTCTAGATTTCGATAACGAAATACACAAATGGTCTCTAGAGT GCATTGGTCGTGTAGCCTTGGACACACGTTTGGGCTGCCTCGATTCGAATCTTTCCGAAGATTCGGAGCcccaacaaattataaatgcagcCAAGTATGCGCTACGCAATGTGGCCACATTGGAGCTGAAGGCACCCTATTGGCGCTATTTCCCAACGCCACTTTGGACACGCTACGTCAACAACATGAACTTCTTTGTGGG AGTTTGCATGAAGTACATAAAAAGCGCCACGGCACGTTTGAAGACACAAGATGCCTCGCAGCGAGCTGGGGAACCTTCCCTCCTGGAGAAGGTCATTATTTCAGAGAAGGATGAGAAGATCGCCACAATAATGGCTTTGGACTTGATACTCGTCGGAATTGATACG ATATCGATGGCCGTCTGCTCCATACTTTATCAACTGGCTACGCGACCTGCGGAGCAGCAAAAGATTCACGAAGAGCTCAAGCGTCTGTTGCCGGATGCCAACACACCTTTGAGCATACCCCTGCTGAACCAAATGCATCAGCTGAAGGCCTTCATTAAGGAGGTCTTTCGTATGTACAGCACCGTTATTGGCAATGGGCGCACGCTGCAGGAGGATAGCGTTATCTGCGGCTATCAGGTTCCAAAAGGGGTGCAGGCTGTTTTTCCTACCATTGTAACTGGCAATATGGAGGAATATGTAACTGATGCGGCCACCTTTAGACCAGAGCGTTGGCTAAAAGCGCATCATGGCGGCACGACCGATAAACTGCATCCGTTTGCCTCATTACCATATGGCTATGGGGCGCGCATGTGCCTAGGCCGTCGCTTTGCTGACTTGGAGATGCAAATactgctggccaagctgctgcgAAACTATAAGCTAGAGTACAATCATCAGCCCTTGGATTATGCAGTCACATTTATGTATGCGCCAGACGGTCCATTGCGCTTCAAAATGCAACGCATTTAG
- the LOC108596187 gene encoding protein stand still: MPKVNPRTDMDEQPDSSQDQTNSVNVKSELLQRQHVPYILNGELYRIVSQIGDNVTVKCCYCPPDRIYRGSVRSTGNFHMHIKRRHASLLGKLHEMKVAALVERRDRIMKNRRFAKNSKRSSSSSPCFVDTPTHELKIKTVFQRHKQEHNEQEEAAAVRTPDSISASPPLTTMNNNEIKINHNNNVLNLSPVGRNVTNPSPVSEPEPDLTFVNNQSVTESLTLPIEIPRLLPFGLIKPEQHQQMLLEQEQPQAIDLSKTSSLQDEDHEGNALSRSARDAQIQVSVSHNQMLAPYVNGVAPREVLIRIDNTLGDIKDELQTRNQIERKRLLFDIAKFQFLHPNFNFDNAQ, from the exons ATGCCAAAAGTAAATCCAAGGACTGACATGGATGAGCAACCGGATTCGAGTCAAGACCAGACAAATAGTGTTAATGTAAAATCCGAGCTATTACAGCGACAGCATGTACCTTATATATTAAATGGAGAGCTCTACCGTATTGTTAGCCAGATTGGTGACAATGTGACCGTCAAGTGCTGTTACTGTCCACCGGACCGTATTTATCGCGGCAGCGTGCGCTCTACAGGCAACTTTCACATGCACATTAAG CGGCGTCATGCATCTTTGCTGGGCAAACTGCATGAGATGAAGGTGGCGGCGCTGGTGGAACGTCGTGATCGCATTATGAAAAATCGACGGTTTGCCAAAAATAGTAAgagatcatcatcatcatcaccgtGTTTTGTGGATACTCCGACGCatgagctaaaaattaaaacggTTTTTCAGCGTCACAAGCAAGAACACAACGAACaggaagaagcagcagccgtaCGAACC CCGGATTCTATCAGTGCATCCCCACCGCTCACTACCAtgaataataatgaaataaaaatcaatcacAACAATAATGTGCTAAACTTATCGCCCGTTGGACGGAAT GTTACCAATCCCAGTCCCGTTTCAGAGCCTGAACCTGATTTGACATTCGTCAATAATCAATCTGTAACCGAATCGCTTACTTTGCCTATTGAAATACCACGCTTGCTGCCCTTTGGGCTAATCAAGCCGGAGCAACATCAGCAAATGCTGCTTGAACAGGAGCAGCCGCAGGCAATAGATCTGAGCAAAACATCGTCGTTGCAGGATGAGGACCATGAAGGCAATGCTTTATCGCGCTCTGCGCGGGATGCTCAAATTCAGGTTTCTGTTTCACACAACCAGATGCTGGCTCCATACGTCAACGGAGTAGCGCCACGTGAAGTCCTGATCCGCATTGATAACACCCTGGGCGATATTAAGGATGAGCTACAGACGCGTAATCAGATCGAACGCAAGCGTTTGCTTTTCGACATtgccaaatttcaatttctacATCCCAATTTCAACTTTGATAATGCACAATAA
- the LOC108596186 gene encoding probable cytochrome P450 301a1, mitochondrial isoform X3, with protein MPIIGQYTISDVAKISSLLHERYGRIVRFSGLIGRPDLLFIYDADEIEKCYRNEGPTPFRPSMPSLVKYKSVVRKDFFGELGGVVGVHGEPWREFRSRVQKPVLQLSTIRRYLQPLELITDDFLARCEQLLDDNEELPLDFDNEIHKWSLECIGRVALDTRLGCLDSNLSEDSEPQQIINAAKYALRNVATLELKAPYWRYFPTPLWTRYVNNMNFFVGVCMKYIKSATARLKTQDASQRAGEPSLLEKVIISEKDEKIATIMALDLILVGIDTISMAVCSILYQLATRPAEQQKIHEELKRLLPDANTPLSIPLLNQMHQLKAFIKEVFRMYSTVIGNGRTLQEDSVICGYQVPKGVQAVFPTIVTGNMEEYVTDAATFRPERWLKAHHGGTTDKLHPFASLPYGYGARMCLGRRFADLEMQILLAKLLRNYKLEYNHQPLDYAVTFMYAPDGPLRFKMQRI; from the exons ATGCCCATCATTGGCCAATATACAATATCCGATGTGGCAAAGATCTCGTCGCTGTTGCATGAGAGATACGGACGTATAGTGCGTTTCTCTGGTCTGATAGGACGGCCAGATCTACTATTCATTTATGATGCGGATGAAATTGAAAAG tgcTATCGCAATGAGGGTCCCACGCCTTTTCGACCGTCGATGCCCAGTCTGGTTAAGTACAAAAGCGTGGTGCGGAAAGATTTCTTTGGTGAACTGGGCGGCGTGGTTGGCGT TCATGGCGAGCCTTGGCGTGAATTTCGATCGCGAGTACAAAAACCCGTGTTGCAATTGTCCACCATAAGACGCTATTTGCAGCCACTGGAGCTTATCACAGATGATTTCTTGGCGCGCTGTGAGCAGCTATTGGATGATAATGAGGAACTACCTCTAGATTTCGATAACGAAATACACAAATGGTCTCTAGAGT GCATTGGTCGTGTAGCCTTGGACACACGTTTGGGCTGCCTCGATTCGAATCTTTCCGAAGATTCGGAGCcccaacaaattataaatgcagcCAAGTATGCGCTACGCAATGTGGCCACATTGGAGCTGAAGGCACCCTATTGGCGCTATTTCCCAACGCCACTTTGGACACGCTACGTCAACAACATGAACTTCTTTGTGGG AGTTTGCATGAAGTACATAAAAAGCGCCACGGCACGTTTGAAGACACAAGATGCCTCGCAGCGAGCTGGGGAACCTTCCCTCCTGGAGAAGGTCATTATTTCAGAGAAGGATGAGAAGATCGCCACAATAATGGCTTTGGACTTGATACTCGTCGGAATTGATACG ATATCGATGGCCGTCTGCTCCATACTTTATCAACTGGCTACGCGACCTGCGGAGCAGCAAAAGATTCACGAAGAGCTCAAGCGTCTGTTGCCGGATGCCAACACACCTTTGAGCATACCCCTGCTGAACCAAATGCATCAGCTGAAGGCCTTCATTAAGGAGGTCTTTCGTATGTACAGCACCGTTATTGGCAATGGGCGCACGCTGCAGGAGGATAGCGTTATCTGCGGCTATCAGGTTCCAAAAGGGGTGCAGGCTGTTTTTCCTACCATTGTAACTGGCAATATGGAGGAATATGTAACTGATGCGGCCACCTTTAGACCAGAGCGTTGGCTAAAAGCGCATCATGGCGGCACGACCGATAAACTGCATCCGTTTGCCTCATTACCATATGGCTATGGGGCGCGCATGTGCCTAGGCCGTCGCTTTGCTGACTTGGAGATGCAAATactgctggccaagctgctgcgAAACTATAAGCTAGAGTACAATCATCAGCCCTTGGATTATGCAGTCACATTTATGTATGCGCCAGACGGTCCATTGCGCTTCAAAATGCAACGCATTTAG
- the LOC108596189 gene encoding adenylate kinase isoenzyme 6 homolog: protein MEIDKPNILITGTPGVGKSYLCQRLADQLKFNWLDCSKIAKENNFIEEYDKEFDCPILDEDKLMDFMEPLMANGGNIVEYHGCDFFPERWFQAVFVVTCPNETLYDRLKERSYNEKKLTSNIQCEIFGTIWEEACESYKDDIVFKLSGATKAEAENSLKTVKNWYSMWKRK, encoded by the exons ATGGAAATTGACaagccaaatattttaattactg GCACGCCTGGCGTGGGTAAATCGTATTTGTGCCAACGTTTGGCCGATCAATTGAAGTTTAATTGGCTTGACTGCTCCAAAATAGCAAAGGAAAATAACTTTATAGAGGAATATGACAAAGAATTTGATTGCCCAATACTCGATGAGGATAAG TTGATGGACTTTATGGAACCACTAATGGCCAACGGTGGGAACATAGTTGAGTATCACGGCTGTGATTTCTTTCCGGAGCGCTGGTTTCAAGCAGTTTTTGTGGTGACTTGCCCTAACGAGACGCTCTACGACAGACTTAAGGAGCGTAGTTATAATGAAAAGAAACTAACCTCGAATATACAGTGCGAAATATTTGGTACAATCTGGGAGGAAGCCTGCGAATCGTACAAAGACGATATAGTATTCAAATTGAGTGGCGCAACAAAGGCGGAGGCCGAAAATAGTTTAAAGACGGTAAAGAATTGGTATAGCATGTGGAAGCGCAAGTAA
- the LOC108596184 gene encoding H(+)/Cl(-) exchange transporter 7 produces the protein MADEVKKRLIYLKADEDEDLTSDEDCLGYTREQRANKHSKTTAIDEGASSSQNSQTGITPNIIDIDDAALLSNDAHAPALPVIGATNNEQRTPVFHLRSRTAAALVGAKEQYESLDYDVCENKLFQDELRRRHSDRFSLRTHVIRWIIFVLIGIITALIACSIDIVIEELSEIKYKFLKYSVDHNVPMNGNDGDLALPFLWWILLSVIPVAIGAAMVTYIEPITAGSGIPQVKSYLNGVKVPRIVRIKTLAVKSIGVITSVVGGLAGGKEGPMIHAGAVVAAGISQGKSTTFVKDFRIFKAFRDDHEKRDFVLGGAAAGVSAAFGAPIGGMLFSLEEAASFWNQNLIWRTLIASIISSFTLNIVLSAYHGLNDFTFTGLFNLGKFEQPLSFEYFELPLFMMLGVSGGLLGAAWNALNMRINKFRKRFVPWKCGKVCEAILVAILGVTLACTMIYFINDCRPLGNDPTIHPVQLFCEDNEYNAVAALWFQTPEATVRALFHDPPGSHKILTLAMFTLVYYFLSCATFGLNVSLGVFIPTALVGAAWGRLVAMLLFYLFPETQFLHPGKYALIGAAANLGGVLRMTISLSVILMETTGIETSFFFPLIIALISAKWVGDYFNDGIYDSVIEVNNVPMLPWEPLPQYKGLTAKEIMSNSVVSIKLRDNVHYIFEVLKRCSHNGFPVVDDVNNDLRSSGRVCGFILRSQLIVILQKALFAENKRFWESDTTIQTFRDVYPRYPSIESVRPLDRKLNYTVDLSIFMNPSPVRVNAHDSVPRIFNIFRALGLRHMLVISNENRIEGIITRRDFIYK, from the exons ATGGCAGACGAAGTAAAAAAACGACTGATATATTTGAAGGCGGATGAAGATGAGGACTTAACAAGCGATGAAGATTGCTTAGGCTATACAAGGGAACagagagcaaacaaacacagcaaGACAACGGCTATAGATGAAGGGGCCTCAAGCAGTCAAAATTCGCAAACGGGGATTACACCAAATATTATAGATATTGATGATGCTGCGCTGCTAAGTAATGACGCCCATGCGCCAGCGCTGCCAGTTATT GGTGCAACTAATAATGAGCAAAGAACACCAGTTTTTCATTTGCGTTCGCGCACTGCTGCCGCTTTAGTTGGAGCCAAAGAGCAATATGAG AGCTTGGATTATGATGTCTGTGAGAATAAACTTTTTCAGGATGAACTGCGTCGACGCCACAGCGACCGTTTTTCGCTGCGTACTCATGTCATACGATGGATTATCTTTGTGCTCATAGGCATCATAACAGCACTTATTGCCTGCTCTATTGATATAGTAATCGAGGAGTTATCcgaaataaaatacaagtttCTCAAATACT CTGTGGATCACAATGTACCCATGAACGGAAACGATGGCGACCTGGCATTGCCGTTTCTTTGGTGGATACTCTTAAGCGTTATACCTGTAGCAATTGGTGCTGCAATGGTTACGTATATAGAGCCAATTACCGCTGGAAGCGGCATACCCCAAGTTAAGAGTTATCTGAATGGGGTTAAGGTGCCGCGCATTGTACGCATCAAAACGCTGGCCGTAAAATCTATTGGTGTCATTACATCTGTGGTGGGAGGTTTGGCCGGTGGCAAGGAGGGACCCATGATTCATGCGGGTGCTGTGGTGGCAGCTGGTATTTCTCAAGGGAAGAGCACAACCTTTGTCAAGGATTTTCGCATCTTTAAGGCCTTTCGGGATGATCACGAGAAACGTGACTTTGTGCTCGGTGGGGCTGCGGCGGGCGTCTCAGCTGCATTTGGCGCGCCCATTGGGGGCATGTTGTTTTCGCTAGAAGAAGCGGCCAGCTTTTGGAATCAAAACCTCATCTGGCGCACACTAATTGCATCCATCATTAGCTCGTTTACTCTTAATATTGTTCTCTCTGCTTACCATGGCTTAAACGATTTCACTTTTACGGGTCTTTTCAATTTAGGCAAGTTTGAACAGCCGCTGAGTTTTGAATACTTTGAGCTGCCGTTGTTTATGATGCTCGGTGTCTCTGGGGGGCTGCTAGGCGCCGCCTGGAATGCATTGAATATGCGGATTAATAAATTTCGCAAACGGTTTGTGCCTTGGAAATGTGGCAAGGTTTGCGAGGCCATTTTAGTAGCTATACTGGGCGTCACATTGGCATGCACCATGATATATTTTATCAACGATTGTCGACCGCTGGGCAATGATCCAACTATACATCCGGTGCAGTTGTTCTGCGAGGATAACGAATATAATGCGGTGGCCGCTCTGTGGTTTCAAACGCCGGAGGCTACAGTTCGTGCGCTCTTCCATGATCCGCCAG GCTCTCACAAGATTCTCACCCTTGCCATGTTTACGCTggtttactattttttatcCTGTGCTACTTTTGGACTCAACGTTTCCTTGGGTGTTTTTATACCCACAGCACTAGTAGGCGCTGCATGGGGACGTCTTGTAGCTATGCTGCTTTTTTATCTCTTTCCAGAGACA CAATTTCTGCACCCTGGAAAATATGCTTTGATTGGCGCAGCTGCCAATTTGGGTGGAGTGCTACGCATGACCATTAGTCTATCAGTTATACTGATGGAAACAACAGGAATTGAGACATCATTCTTTTTTCCGCTTATAATAGCGTTAATTAGCGCCAAGTGGGTAGGCGATTACTTTAATGATGGCATTTACGATAGCGTTATAGAGGTGAATAACGTACCCATGCTGCCTTGGGAGCCTCTGCCCCAATATAAAGGTCTAACGGCTAAAGAGATAATGAGCAATTCCGTAGTTAGCATTAAACTGCGCGATAATGTGCATTACATATTTGAAGTCTTGAAGAGATGCAGTCACAATGGCTTCCCTGTGGTCGATGATGTCAATAAT gATCTACGTTCCTCCGGACGCGTTTGTGGCTTTATATTACGCTCACAGCTTATTGTTATATTACAGAAGGCGCTATTTGCAGAAAACAAACGCTTCTGGGAGTCGGACACTACCATTCAAACCTTCAGAGATGTTTATCCCCGGTATCCCAGCATTGAG AGCGTGCGTCCTCTCGACCGAAAACTTAATTACACTGTGGATTTGTCCATCTTTATGAATCCATCACCCGTGCGTGTTAATGCT CACGATTCAGTGCCTAggatttttaatatattccGTGCGTTGGGACTACGTCATATGTTGGTTATTAGCAATGAAAATCGTATAGAGGGCATCATAACGCGGCGAGATTtcatttacaaataa
- the LOC108597576 gene encoding zinc finger Ran-binding domain-containing protein 2 yields MSNSGGVASVGVSSGDWICSDNECRHLNFARRLQCNKCNRERADGDKPERERGNECGSTSGGSSSKKKLGTEIGKLAADKSRGLFSAEDWQCSKCANVNWARRQTCNMCNAPKFTDVEERTGFGGGYNDRGVVEYKERQDSDSEYDEFGRRKKRKSHEKNSDDDCKRQRRTNIEPDEDEDDDDGDGDLSKYDLWGDSEAISCNPSTKPMDNGSGDSSKRDSRDSTSSVSSSSSSSSSSSSDTSSSSTTSSSSSRSNSSHHKRGRQCTPTRSRSSERIRR; encoded by the exons ATGTCCAATAGTGGGGGTGTCGCCAGCGTCGGCGTCTCATCTGGGGATTGGATATGTTCAGATAACGA ATGTCGCCATCTGAATTTTGCTCGTCGCCTGCAGTGCAATAAATGCAATCGCGAGCGCGCCGACGGCGATAAACCAGAACGAGAGCGTGGAAATGAATGTGGAAGCACCAGCGGCGGCAGCTCTAGCAAAAAGAAGTTGGGCACAGAAATTGGAAAACTAGCGGCAGACAAGTCACGTGGTCTGTTTAGCGCCGAGGATTGGCAGTGCAGCAAATGTGCCAATGTGAACTGGGCGCGTCGACAGACCTGTAATATGTGCAATGCGCCCAAATTTACAGATGTGGAGGAGCGTACAG GCTTTGGCGGCGGCTACAATGATCGTGGCGTGGTAGAGTATAAGGAGCGTCAAGACTCTGATAGCGAATACGACGAGTTTGGCCGGCGAAAGAAACGTAAAAGTCACGAGAAAAACAGCGATGATGATTGCAAGCGTCAGCGACGCACCAATATTGAACCTGATGAAGATGAAGATGATGACGATGGTGACGGTGATTTATCCAAATATGACCTATGGGGCGATAGCGAAGCAATCTCCTGTAATCCATCGACAAAGCCAATGGACAATGGCAGCGGGGATAGCAGCAAAAGAGACTCGCGTGACTCTACGTCATCTGTTTCATCGTCCAGTTCATCCAGCTCGTCCAGTTCCAGTGACACATCGTCCAGCAGCACaaccagcagctccagcagccgcagcaataGCTCGCATCATAAGCGTGGAAGACAATGTACGCCCACACGCTCGCGATCATCGGAGCGCATACGTCGCTAG